The following nucleotide sequence is from Halorussus caseinilyticus.
GACCAGACGCTCGCGCTCGCTCGGGTCCCGAATCTCGGACCACGCGGCGTCGAACCGCCCGCGGGCGTAGTCGAGGTGCGAACGGAACTCGGCCGGACTCACCGACAGCGGCAGGTCGGCGAGTCGCTCGTCCGGACCGGCCAGCAGGTCGCCGTACCGGAACGCCACGTCCCGGCGCTCGGCCACCTCGTCGGGGACTTCGATGTCGTCGCGCCGCCGGTAGTACAACTTCCGCGGGCAGTACGCCGCGGTTTCGAGTTCGCTGAACGGAATCTTCGACACGCGATTGGTTCGTCCCGTCCTCGGGCATAAAGTTCGGCTAATTCTGCAATTGTTTAAGCAATGAAATTATGTGTCCGGCCGCCGACGACCGGCGAGCGACCGAGTGGAACGAGGGAGCGGACGCTCGGCCCAACAAACATCGAAGACGCTCGGCCCGACAAAATCCACCGTCTAGCGTCCGCGCGAGCGGAGCGAGCGGCCTTTTTGGTCCAGATTTTTCGAGGAGCGGTGGCCGCAGGCCGACGGCCTGCGGCCACCCGACGAAGAAAAAGGTGGTCTCAGAAGGAAACGTTGGTCTCCATCCCCTCGGTGGCGTCGTCCAGTCCGTCCTCTTGGACGCCCTCGGTCATCCGGTCGGAGAGTTCCCGGTCCTGCAGGACGTTCTCGAACTCGTTGCGGAACTGGTCGTTGACGGTCCGGCGCTCCTGTTGGGTCTCGACGACCCGGCGATAGCGTCGAACGGTCGATTCGCTCACGTCGAGTTCGTCGGCGCACTCGGCCGCCGAAGCGCCCGCGTCGAGCAACTCGCGCAGGTCGTCCACGTCGAACGGCGCGTCCGAGTCGTCCTCGCGCAGGAGGTGGAGGTCGATGCGGGCGCGCGCGACGGTCTTGCCGAGCGAAGCGTCGCCGAGACTTCGGGCGATTTCGGCGTCGGAGTCGCCCGCGTAGAAGCCCCGGACGACCGTCACGAGTTCCTCGTCCGAGAACGTCGTTCCGAAGTCGTAGCGCTCGCGCATCCGGCCGACGACTTCTTCGAGGCGTTCCTCGACCGCCGTCTCCGAACTCAGGGACCCGTGGGTCTCCTCCTGTTGTTCGGTGACGGTGGATTCGTCGGTGACATCCATGAAGATGTCACGGAGTTCCTCTGTCTTCTCGTCCATTACTGATGTGGGTGGGTCGTGATGGTGATATAAAAATTTGTCGGCAACGGCACGCGACGAGACGAGCGTCGTCAACCGAAGCGTTCTTTCGGGTTGACGAACCACGACCGGACATGAGTACCGACACGGCTTCGGTCGAACTCGTCGGCGAACAGACGGTCGAGAACGTCGCTCGCGCGGCGTTACTGGCCGCGCTCACCGGCGCGTTCGCCTACGTCTCGTTCCCGAACCCCTTCTCGCCAGCGCCCGTCAGCCTCCAAGTGCTTGGCGTCTTCCTTGCCGGAATCCTGCTCGGTCCGGCGTGGGGCGGCGTCTCGATGGCGCTGTACCTCGTCGCCGGAGCGGTCGGCGCGCCCGTCTTCGCGGGCGGGTCGGCGGGCGTCGGCGCGCTCCTCGGTCCGACCGGGGGCTACCTCTGGTCGTACCCCGTCGCGGCGTTCGCGGTCGGCGCAATCGTCCACGGCGGCCTGCGACTCGGCGACCCCGACGAGTGTGGTCTCGGCCGCCTCGTCGCCGGGATGGTCGCCGGAACCGCGGTCATCTACGCCTTCGGCGTGGTCGGTATGGCGCTCGTCCTCGGCATGACGCTCCAGAAAGCGTTCGTCGCGGGGGCGCTGGCGTTCATTCCCGCCGAGGCGTTCAAGATGGCCGCCGCAGTCGGCGTCGTCCGGAGCGACCAAATCACCGCAGAGTAGCGCATGATAGAGACCCGCGAACTGGTCCACCGGTACGGCGCGAGTGGTGCGTCGGACGGGGACCCACCGGCGGCGGTCGATGGCGTCTCGCTGTCGATTCCGGACGGCGAGTTCGTCCTGCTGGCGGGCGCGAACGGGTCGGGCAAGACCACGCTGGTCCGCCACTTCAACGGCCTGCTCGAACCCGACGAGGGCGAGGTGCTGGTTGACGGCACGTCGGTCTCCGAGGACCTCGTGGCCGCCCGGACCCGCGTCGGGATGGTGTTCCAGCAACCCCGCGACGGGTTCGTCTCGGCGACGGTCGGCGCGGACGTGGCATTCGGCCCGGAGAACCTCGGTCTCCCACGCGAGGAAATCGACCGCCGAGTCGAGGAAAGCCTCGCCGCCGTGAACATGGCGGGACGCCGCGACGAGCGAATCGACGAACTCTCGGGCGGCGAGCGAGAGCGAGTCGCCATCGCGGGGGCGCTAGCGATGGACCCCGACCACCTCGTGTTAGACGAACCGTTCACGGGACTCGACGCCCCGGCGCGCGAGTCGGTGGTCGAGCAGTTGCGGCGTCTAAAGGAGTCTGGCACCGGCGTCGTCCTCGTGACTCACGACCTGCGGGACGCCTTCGAACTCGCCGACCGAGTGGTCGCACTGGCGGACGGACGCGTGGCCGTGGACGCCGCGCCCGCGGACGCGCGCGAACGACTCCCCGACATCGGCGTCCGAGTCCCGTGACGCTGAGCTATCTGCCGGGCGACTCGCTGGCCCACCGACTCGACCCCCGGACGAAACTGGCCTTTCAGGTCGCGTTCGCGGCCGCGGCGTTCGCGCACACGACGCCTCGCGGTCTGCTCGCGCTGACGGCAGTCGCGTTCGTCGTCCTCCGAGCGTCCGGTCTCGGCGCGCGCGAGACGCTGGTCGGGTACCGCTTCGTCTTCCCGTTCCTGCTGGCGGGTCCCCTGCTTTCGGCGCTGACGCTCGGTCCCCCGTGGCTTCGGGTGGAACAGGGGTTCGAGAGTCTGCTCGCCAGCTATCGGGTCGTCCTCGTGTTGTTCGCAAGCGCGGCCTACCTCCGGACGACCCCCGTCAGGGACTCGCGGGCGGCGATTCAGCACCTCGTGCCCGGAAAGACGGGCCGACTTCTCGGCACCGGCGTCGGGTTCGTCTTCCGGTTCCTTCCCGTCTTGCAGGCCGACCTGCGCCGGATTCGGGACGCGTCGGCCGCCCGACTCGGCGACCAGCGCGGACTGGTCGAGCGGATGCGACTCGTCGGCGTCTCGGGACTGGCGCGGGCGCTCTCGCGGTCCGACAGGTTCGCGTTGGCGCTCCGCGCCCGGTGTTTCGCGTGGAACCCGACGCTTCCCCACCTCTCGCTCTCGCGGACCGACGTACCGGTGGCGGTGGTGAGTCTCGGACTGCTGGCGTGGGCGATAGTCTAAATTATAAACTCCGAGTCCGTTTTTGGACGGGGAAGCCGCCTGAGTCGGTAAAACTTATGCGAATCCTGTCCCCCGTGTAAAACATGGCAAGATTTGTGCTGGCGCAGGCGGGGTCCGACGTGACCCGCCCGACGTTGTGGAAGATAGGCCACTTCGGAGAGGCCATCTTCTACTACCTCGCGGCGGTGGCGATAGCCATTTTCGCCGTCGGCGTCTACGAACGGTTCTCTACCTACGCGGACGGAACCGAGTCGTGGTTCGACCGCCTCGACGACCTGACGGGACGAATCGTCTCGGCGACCAAAATCGTCTTCTCGAACCAGAAGCAGTTCGACCGGGACCTCTACGCGGGCCTGATGCACGCGTTCATCTTCTGGGGCTTTCTGACCCTGTTCATCGGGACGACCATCCTGATGATAGACATGGACATCTGGACGAAGGCCCTCGGGCAGGACTCCTTTTTCGTCGGCGCGTTCTACCTCTCGTACTCGCTGGTGATGGACGCGATGGGTCTGCTGTTCGTGGTCGGCGTCGGTATGGCCATCTACCGGCGCTACTGGGTCCGGGAGGGTCGGCTCTGGGGCAAACACACCTCCACCGAGGACGACCTGTTCATCTGGGCGCTCTTCCTGTTGGGCGTCGGCGGCTACGTCACCGAGGGCGTCCGAATCCTCGGGACGAGCGCGACCCGCGACGTGTCGTTCGAGACGGTGAGTTTCGTCGGGTGGTTCGTCTACGACGTGATGGAACTCGCGGGCGTGACCCCCGAGATGGCGGCCGCGGCCTACCCCGCCATCTGGTGGTCCCACGCAATCTTGGCGCTCGCGTTCGTCGCCGCGGTTCCGTACGCCAAGCCGTTCCACATGATTTCGAGTTTCGCCAACGTCGTCACCCGCGACGAGAAGGCGGGCAAGCGACTTCCCGGCGTGCCCGACGACGCCAGTCCCGAGGAAATCGGACACGGGTCCATCGAGGACTTCTCGTGGAAGGAACTACTCGACCACGACGCCTGTACCAAGTGCGGCCGGTGTTCGTCGGTCTGTCCCGCGAAAGCGTCGGGCCGACCCCTCGACCCACGCGACGTGATTCTCGACCTGAAACAGTACCGCGAGGACTTGGACGCCGGGCGGACCGAGGAGAAGGACATCATCGCCGACGGCGGTGCCTCGGTCATCAACAGCGAGACGATGGAGTCGTGCATGTCCTGCATGGCCTGTATGGACGCCTGTCCGGTCGAAATCGAACACGTCGAGCAGTTCACGCAGATGAACCGCCGACTCACCGAGTCGGGCCAGATGGACCCCAACGTCCAAGACACGATGATGAACGTGTTCCAGAACGGCAACACGTTCGGCGAACCCCAGCGCAAGCGCCCCGACTGGGCCGACGAACTCGACTTCGAGATTCCCGACGCCCGCGAGCAGTCCGTCGAGTACCTCTGGTACGTCGGCGACTACCCGAGTTTCGACGAGCGCAACCGGAAGGTCGCTCGCTCGTTGGCGACCATCCTCGAAGAGTCCGGCGTCGAGTACGGCATCCTCTACGACGACGAACAGGCCGACGGCAACGACGTGCGTCGGGTCGGCGAGGAAGGACTCTACGAGATGCTCGTGGAGGACAACGCCGCGGCAATCGGCGACTGCGACTACGACAAAATCGTCTGCACGGACCCCCACAGCTACAACACCTTCAAGAACGAGTATCCGGAGTTCGAGGAGTGTGAGTGGAGCGAGGACGACGTGTTCCACTACACACAGGTGGTCGAAAACCTGTTCCGCGAGTTGGGACTCTCCGGGTCCGAACTCGACTACACCGTCACCTACCACGACCCGTGTCACCTCGGGCGGTACAACGACGAGTACGAGGCACCCCGCGAAATCGTGAGAGCGACCGGGTGTGAGTTGGACGAGATGCCGCGCAACCGCGACGACTCGTTCTGTTGCGGCGGCGGCGGTGGCGGCCTCTGGATGGACTTCGAGGAAGACCCCAAGCCGAGCGAGGAACGCCTCCGAGAAGCCCTGAACGACACCGATTCGGGAAGCCGCGTCGAGAAGTTCGTCGTCGCGTGCCCGATGTGCATGACGATGTACGAGGACGGCCGCAAGACCGGCGGCTACGAGGACGACATCGAAATCGTGGACGTGTCGGAGTTGCTGGTCGAAGCGATTGGACAGAAAGAGCGCGTGGAAGTCGCGGCGGACTG
It contains:
- a CDS encoding conditioned medium-induced protein 4; this translates as MDEKTEELRDIFMDVTDESTVTEQQEETHGSLSSETAVEERLEEVVGRMRERYDFGTTFSDEELVTVVRGFYAGDSDAEIARSLGDASLGKTVARARIDLHLLREDDSDAPFDVDDLRELLDAGASAAECADELDVSESTVRRYRRVVETQQERRTVNDQFRNEFENVLQDRELSDRMTEGVQEDGLDDATEGMETNVSF
- a CDS encoding biotin transporter BioY translates to MSTDTASVELVGEQTVENVARAALLAALTGAFAYVSFPNPFSPAPVSLQVLGVFLAGILLGPAWGGVSMALYLVAGAVGAPVFAGGSAGVGALLGPTGGYLWSYPVAAFAVGAIVHGGLRLGDPDECGLGRLVAGMVAGTAVIYAFGVVGMALVLGMTLQKAFVAGALAFIPAEAFKMAAAVGVVRSDQITAE
- a CDS encoding energy-coupling factor ABC transporter ATP-binding protein, which encodes MIETRELVHRYGASGASDGDPPAAVDGVSLSIPDGEFVLLAGANGSGKTTLVRHFNGLLEPDEGEVLVDGTSVSEDLVAARTRVGMVFQQPRDGFVSATVGADVAFGPENLGLPREEIDRRVEESLAAVNMAGRRDERIDELSGGERERVAIAGALAMDPDHLVLDEPFTGLDAPARESVVEQLRRLKESGTGVVLVTHDLRDAFELADRVVALADGRVAVDAAPADARERLPDIGVRVP
- a CDS encoding energy-coupling factor transporter transmembrane component T family protein, producing MTLSYLPGDSLAHRLDPRTKLAFQVAFAAAAFAHTTPRGLLALTAVAFVVLRASGLGARETLVGYRFVFPFLLAGPLLSALTLGPPWLRVEQGFESLLASYRVVLVLFASAAYLRTTPVRDSRAAIQHLVPGKTGRLLGTGVGFVFRFLPVLQADLRRIRDASAARLGDQRGLVERMRLVGVSGLARALSRSDRFALALRARCFAWNPTLPHLSLSRTDVPVAVVSLGLLAWAIV
- a CDS encoding heterodisulfide reductase-related iron-sulfur binding cluster codes for the protein MARFVLAQAGSDVTRPTLWKIGHFGEAIFYYLAAVAIAIFAVGVYERFSTYADGTESWFDRLDDLTGRIVSATKIVFSNQKQFDRDLYAGLMHAFIFWGFLTLFIGTTILMIDMDIWTKALGQDSFFVGAFYLSYSLVMDAMGLLFVVGVGMAIYRRYWVREGRLWGKHTSTEDDLFIWALFLLGVGGYVTEGVRILGTSATRDVSFETVSFVGWFVYDVMELAGVTPEMAAAAYPAIWWSHAILALAFVAAVPYAKPFHMISSFANVVTRDEKAGKRLPGVPDDASPEEIGHGSIEDFSWKELLDHDACTKCGRCSSVCPAKASGRPLDPRDVILDLKQYREDLDAGRTEEKDIIADGGASVINSETMESCMSCMACMDACPVEIEHVEQFTQMNRRLTESGQMDPNVQDTMMNVFQNGNTFGEPQRKRPDWADELDFEIPDAREQSVEYLWYVGDYPSFDERNRKVARSLATILEESGVEYGILYDDEQADGNDVRRVGEEGLYEMLVEDNAAAIGDCDYDKIVCTDPHSYNTFKNEYPEFEECEWSEDDVFHYTQVVENLFRELGLSGSELDYTVTYHDPCHLGRYNDEYEAPREIVRATGCELDEMPRNRDDSFCCGGGGGGLWMDFEEDPKPSEERLREALNDTDSGSRVEKFVVACPMCMTMYEDGRKTGGYEDDIEIVDVSELLVEAIGQKERVEVAAD